TGGATATTTCATTGACGCAACCACAATCATTGAATGCTTGCATTCGTGTGAGTACCAAGTCTTCATCACTCAGGCATTACTCTACCTGTCACCTGCATAAATGggctgcattttatttatttttttcctaacCTGCCATGTCTGTCTGCCCCAGTTTGCAAAATGTGCATTGTCCGCTACCTGGCGACCAGTAAATACTGTCCCATATGTGATGTCCAAGTGCACAAAACAAAGCCTCTTCTCAATATAAGGTAATAATTACACATGTTTGTGTATTAAATGTCATACAAGTAATATATCCATTGATAAGGCTTGATATTGCATGTTTTATGTAATCGACATGGCGTTCATTTAATTTGCTCTATTCATGACATGCCGCCATGATGGGGTCCTTTTTTGCATGACGGTTgctgggtctttttttttttttttttttaaagaatgagtTCCTCTAAGGATGTACCTTTTTACTGTCTCAGGTCTGACAAAACTCTGCAGGACATTGTGTATAAGCTGGTCCCAGGTCTTTTCAAAAGTAAGTGGCTTATTACACCCTTCCAGTGCATATAACCATAAACGTGTAAGAATTTACTGATGCTAAAATGTTCCTACtgtttactgtattattctgtTTTATAATGTCAATCCTATAATTACTTTTAATGATGACCCTTATCAAATGCTCTTTCAGAATTCACCAGAGCAATGTCATTCAGACGCCCGGTGTGCTTGTTCTCCTTTATGaactagacttttttttttttttttttttaaattgttagtTCAAACATTATTCTACAATGCTACCTTctttgacaatttttttcatattcgtCCTTTGATGCATGATAAATATTGCACTCATCCAACTACGATTTCAGTATGCTTAATGCTGTATGACAAATAGACAGAAAAATGTTCAATGCACATGGTGTCCGCTATTTTCCAAATGCTGGTGTTCTGTTTGATCCTGAGTAAACTGTTTGTCTTTGCAGATGAAATGAAGCGAAGAAGAGATTTCTATGCAGAACACCCATCAGTAGATGGTAAATCTTTGAAGCCTGTGTCTTAACCCTTTGTCTAACATTAAGTACAATTTCTAGTGgaaaaatatcattattttttatttattttttaattgattgatcCATAAAGACACCCCTGATTCAACCCATTATATTGAttccatttcatttattaataaaatcttttgtcatttattttaaaaagctgcGAACGGTTCTAATGAAGATCGAGGTGAAGTCGCTGATGAGGATAAGAGAATCATCACAGATGATGAGATTATCAGTCTGTCAATCGAGTTTTTCGACCCCAAGTATGTCCTTTGAAACTATAACAAATACGTTCTGAACTACTTTCAAAGACATGAAGAACCTTTTGTTGAGTATTTACCTGTTCAATCTTTCAGGGCCAAACAGCAAAGTAGTGAGGGAGAGAAACAGCCTAAAGATGAggtaaagtgaataaatgattaaaatagtttacaaatgtccatttatagattatataacattattatattattcattaatttggTGGGGGTTTTACTTTTCCTGTCTCTTTTTGAAGGTAAATAACAAGAGGTACTTACAGTGTCCTGCTGCCATGACTGTAATGCATTTGAGAAAATTTCTGCGAAGTAAGATGGATATACCGTGTTCTTTCCAGGTAACCAGTTTTCTACTTAAATTCTTTTTGGATTAAGAAAATGTACTTGTATTAAATACGACTTGTAATTGAGAATGAAACATTCATTAGAtcagtttattataatttggGAATTAAAGCTTTGACTTAACTTGTAAATGCTATACCTTTTCCCCTAGATTGAAGTGATGTATGAGGATGAGCCGCTAAAGGACTACTACACATTAATGGACATTGCTTACATTTACACATGGAGAAGGGTAAGCAGGTGAACTTTTGGCATATTTAGCAATTTAGTATTcttgtgaaatttttttttttttttaaatggttacaatgttaatgatttctgCTTGTGATTGATCAAGTGTCGTTTTTTGCTCTTTTCTCGTTTCCCCTTTTTCCTTCTGTCAGAATGGGCCGCTACCCTTGAAATATCGAGTACGTCCcaattgcaaaaaaatgaaGATAACTCACACACAGGACGGCTTAAGCAGTGCCAACCGCTCAGAAAGTGACTCTGCGAGTGACCAGGCCAATAGCCCAGCAGGAGCTCCATCTACATCGTCACCACTACAGAGTCCAAGCACACCCGTCCAGTCCACTCATCCTCATTTTCCACATATTTCCAACCCAGTCAACGGTCCAGTCAATGGCTCCTCAATGGCAAGCCCCAATCGGCAATTTACTTTCAGCAACAACAAAATGCGAAAATCATCTCTGAACGGATCCTCTACTTCTTCAGGGTGATTGAGTTCAAACCCGACCTGAAACAAATCCAGATTACCCAGCTATTTTTCATGCCAATGTCATGCCATTGTAGCCATTTAATtgtcattattactattacacaTGTAACTTTTAACATAGTGGAAGTGGCACATTTCATCCAATTGCTGGAGTATATTTGGAATCGATAGCCTCATTGTGGCTCTAAGCTATGGGATTTGCCGAACATCCAAAACAGTTCGCGTAATAGACTGAATCTACTTttctatatgtattttttactttttttttgtttgtttgttttttggaaacAAATCCAGATGTGTTGCTTGTATTTTAAGCGTTTATTTTCGTTAAAAAACATGATAAAGACTTTAGTTTGCCTTTCTTGGCTAGTTAGGCCTACTAAACATTCCTGCTATATTCAGCTGGCATTGACATTTTatcaaaagaaaatattatatatattcaattaaGTTTAAATGAATTAGAGGAATTTAAGTTGTAGTTGTTGtgcatataaattttttttttttttttttttttttacagcaatgtAAAATCTAAAGCACCATGGGAAGATCCCCTCCCCCCAACATTAAGGTTATAACCTAGGCCCATGTAGATAGTCTCACTTCAGTGTTCATTTGTCTTATTGTTTGATTGTCTGAATAACTATTGTATTGTGACTGTTGCAcagtataaagaaataaacattttacactttCGCTGACTCTACTTTATTTAACTGAAAACCTGAAAGCAAAGTAAAAATCAAGtgtaaacatgaaataaagggtgtgtgtgtgcaaataagACAGAAGTACACTCATTAACTATTCTATATAATAAACTATTTTATACTGTTCATCATTTCTTTATCACTTAAGGATTTCTATTGCTGTAGATGATTATCAGGGATTATCATTCTATAACAATGCTGAATTCTTACGTCTGCAATCACAGAAATTCCCGTCTGTATATATCCAGGTTTTTAGTGTTTGTTAAGCTTGCACTAACCCTGGTTGAAGTAGTCTGCACAAagtttgaataataataaatgtttaaatgagtatgccattttttttttccacacaaggTTTAGAAATATGCAGACtgaatatgtttaaatatgattataattattatgaccCAAAATAATAGTGAACATTTTAAACTACCTATATTAAGGATGCATGAGTAATACTGAGACcacatttattttccacatttctaaagtctaatctaataaatgtaatacaaattaattatattttatataggcCTAGACTAGAGCAGACAGAAGGTAAATATTgatattaacttttttattctttcgaACAATAACTCGTATTGATCAGTGGACTAAGAATGAAATCTCCTACACTCTATGATCCTATTCCACAGGTAATATTATTTCCTCTTCATGTAAGATTTTGGTCATGGACTAAAAAGCATGAAGCAAAGCATCAGCTCAGTTTCTCGTGGTTTTGTCCTACAAAGAGAACTCTAAATAAAGGAAGAAATGCACATTTTCTGTTGGAGATCGTTTTAAGAACAGATGAGAAAATGAAGCCTGCCAAATCCAATTATCACGTGATCCGCTTAAAGCCGAcagcagtagtgatgaagtgatgaCGCATGAATGTGTTATTCAGGATAATTATTTATGACATAATTTACTGTAATGGAATCTTACCCTACTGACAACAGAGGTTTCACTGTATGGCAGTTTCCCTGCAAATGATAGTGCCaggaaaataagacaaaaaaagaaaaaaggaaaaaaagaaaaaaagaaagaaaaatactttttagtTAATGGAAGCATCTCTGGGCAATGTTTTCTCTTGTAAATATCTATCAGCTATAAAAAACGATATGCCTAAAAACTCAGCTACCTAgggtgtttctttttcttttttaatgaaaataaagtattGGCTAATCTTGTTTCTGGTTATAGCAGATGTTGGATAGTTAACTACATGGGCTTTTACTTGACTTTTGAACGTCGTTCAATGTtgtaattgtgtatttatttattgtttttttgtttgtttgtataacCAGCCTATGTGTGATCTGCTAACCagctgtaaataaacatttggaaTAGCATTACCTTGTGCCTCCATTACATTTGATGAAATGCGCATTATCCTgtgctttttaatattataaacagcagATACACTCAATTCCTCTATACTGCTTCCTCTTTTTCTACCCAGCCAGGGGCATTCAGAGATTGGGTCAGCTCCAGATGTGTgccacttcatgaagatttcggaccttcaaaaaaaaaaaaaaaagaagacacgGACCGGGAGAATCCCGAGACATCTAGAAATGTACCAGCTCCAGTTTGATTCCACTTCATGAAGTGATGACATTAAACTTTGAGAATAAACaatcaatatttaaaattacattctACATATACTGTTTCTCcgtcattgaacatttaaaggctctgtcaTGGAGGACgtggtgttgaatctataatgatctcagatgttgagctaatgtatgagttgctcaggagctcctggttacAAAGCTCTGAATTTAACTGGAAGGAGATTAGTCATAATCATGATATTTTTTACTCTCCGGTgtttatgttttaatgatttataatcacactcttgttGTTActcaaatgagaatgggttcccctttagagtccggttcctctcaaggttcctctcCATTTAAGTACCATTTAAAAGAGCTTTTTCTTGCTCATCGGGgataatacacatacatttaattagtaatttatttttatcacattctgtaaagctgaatgTGATAAAAAtcgctttagaaataaaattgagtAAAATTGGATTGTAATCAAATATTTGAAACCCGACCCTCTTTCGCTTCGAGGTCATGGCAACCCTTCAAGCGACCTTATTCAAATTCCTAATTTAGTTGAAATTGGGGTAGAATTCGCTTTTGATTATAACGAGTGTTTCAGTGATTTtagtttctcttttttcagaCAAAGTTTTAGATTTTTGAGGCTTTCTAATTTTCAGAAACGATCATACAACGTTTAAATAAACGATAATATACAAATTAATATACATGTAATAATAGCATTATTGTTAGACtagttacaaataaaaaaaaaatctaaattattatacatttttacaaatatgcGCTTTCACAAGTACACCTGAGGAATGGAAGGGGGCAGTTCAGCGAAACACTGGGTGAggttaaaaaaggaaaatggaaaaaaaaagaggaattgagttaaaaaaaaaagaaagaaatcaggtTTAGAATTCGTCTATTCCCTAAATTGAATATAGGCGCTCAGTATTGGGGCCAATCTTTTTGTTGATTAACCTATCAAATAGACGGAGAGGATTATAGCTATTATCCAACACCAATTATCTTTTATCTCCGAATTTATTTACACACCTAAACAAATAGTTCTAAAGCTTTACTCACTTGTTTTGTTTACTCCCTTGTTTATAGGTCTGTGTTTATTCAGGGTTTTAATAGCAAGGACTAATGATGAAAATGCTTTAAGGAATATTTATCAATGTGTACACGGAAATATTGCAAACTAATGTTATGTTCATAATGTTAAAGGTTCAAATTAAAgtctaaatgtaaatatattgattacatttttattttcacatctaaaaaaaacatatctaaAAAAACCCATCATATTTCCcctcaaattttattttaattttgtgcCATACAAAAGCATAAAAAGCAAGAAAACCACAAAACTTTAGGTTCACGACTGGAAGTGACAGATGGATCATTGTAGTGTTTGTGATGAATGAAAAGAACAACCGTGAACACACTCTTGTCTTGGGATCTggtactataaaaaaataaaataaaaaatacataaggcctaattttttttttttacctaaaattAGGCCTCTATATGTTTTTTCATAAATactaaatttttattattttattttattttattttattttattttattttattttatttatttatttatttatttatttatttatttatttatttatttatttatttatttatgtatttatttatttatttatttatttatttatgcaaagcAAGTTGTTGTAAAAGGATTTCAGAGGTGATGAATGGAAGTGCAATCAAAGCTTTCTGGTATAATTCCATTGTTATCAGTATAAATGTGATTCATTTTCAACTATGTCTCACATGTACAGATCGGATTCATGTTTCGAAAACATGTAGCAGGACCAGCAAGAGGAagctgtaataaataatgtacctatttaaaaaaaatgaatataaaatgcagTGGTATAATACATGAACAAACATGGTTACATTAGGACTGCTAGTGTATAGTTGCTGGAATTTCAGAATATATGTTAAATTAATGAACAGACGATGTAACAGCTTGATATATATGATTATTTCCACAAATATGTTATATTCTGTAGAGTTAATTTTCCCAGTTTTTAAAACCACCCTCACTAAAATCTTAGGGTTCACGCttcaaatgcacaaaaatgcccATTGCATTTTCCGAGGAATCGGTTGCTCTTATATTGTCATCTGTGGATCAACCGGATGTTAAGTGAAAGCAGCTCAAATGACACATAGCGTTAGATCAGATGTCATAGGCCCGATAAATAAGCCTTACAGAGGTGAAAATAATTCCTGTGGCACTTAATAAGCATTTAAGGCAGTCGAGTTGACAGTGATCTATTTTTTATAGGGTTTagatcatttatattttgttttttaaattgctgCTTGATTGCATGGCACCTCTCTACTCTATAACACCAAGACTTTCCCACGACTGTACAGACTGCCACACAGGTCAGAggtcatattttatttagacaCTTTTTTTGCTTCAAAATATTCCTGACTACTGTCTATCCAAGTATACCTTATAAAGTAAAGATAAAATCAAATCCACAAAACCGGCTAACTCAAAAAGGTAAAGGTTTTGCATACATATTTCCGGTTTGATACAAGGGCCACAAAAGACCAATAGAATCAGATAAGGGGTTTAtaaaaattatgcaaaatatATGGAGATTAGAGATTTAACTATTCTGTATTGGCTGGCTCTCTACTCTATCATATGTCCCATTAGTAGGCTATTCAAATGCAGATCAGGCTGCACCCATACTTTAAGTGAAAAACTGAAGACTGTGGGATTTAATGATTCCCTGCctcatatttattacaaattccTATTTTATAAGctacattcaaataaaataatgtgtattaGCACTGTGTTTGCAAAGAAATTCCCTCTCAAGTTAGTTCTAGATCAGCTATAGATGACAAAGCACAGTTCGTGTTGCTCAAAGGTGATAAGTGCTGAGGGGAAAAAGGGGGAAGACTTAATTACAGGTACAATTACATCATAATCATGTGTTTTTCCCTGCCTAAGAATATTACAGTatggtaataaaaaaagtattgctAAACAATAAGGAAGTGAGGAAATTAATTTCCAGCTGTCAGAAATGATCTACCAGCTTGCAGCTTGCTTGTATTTTGGCAGCTGGGAGCAAGAGATAAACTCTTTACTCTGTTTGACTTATTAACTGCAACATACACTCCTTTACTCAACataaattttgttaaaaaaaatcactcaaatTGAGTTTTTCTCCACATTCataaatatctatataatatagatatattttataattattttctaaatatatatgtcaCCTCATCAGCTCAACTTGAACTGTATAATTTATAGTAGTACATTTAGTTTTGTTGTAAGAGCTCCAACATATAGTACATTGAGAAATGATTCAAGACCCCCTAATTTCGTCCACATTCTCTTATTTTTCAGCCTTATCCTTCACATGATTTTCTACAACAATTTACACTTTATATCCCATAATGATAAATCAAAACAATGTTATAGCTTGAAATGTATAACTGCAAATTTATCAAAATATTACACTGACATTATTAATTGGACCCTTTGCTATAATATTTGAAATTTAACTTCTCTGGATTATCTtagagatgtttctacaccttttATTGGAGTCCAAGTTCTGTTGATTGGACATACTGTaagagatacatacacacatatactgttcTTTGGACCTCATGGCTTGGTGTTTGCTTTGATATATATCAAAGCAAACACCAAGCCATGAGGTCCAAagaacagtatatatatatatatatatatatatatatatatatatatatatatatatatatatatatatatatatatatatatatcattagaCACATGTTTTGCTTGTTGCtttaacttaaatatatataaataaatactgcaaaTCATGTACACACTGTGAACACTGTTATTGTTGCCCTTTCACAGACCACTGTTACTCTCAATTCATTATGATATGAAATCTATTTAAGTCCCATGTTTTCCTGCTTTTAGTCTGCTTGTGGAAAATATAATATTCATGCCCCCTTATGGAACACAATTACCTTTAGTATATcatgatgtatatatttgtataggACAAAAGGGAACATGTTACGTCTTACAATCAAGTGTTTTCTCACtgcttgttttcttgtttttctctttctctcactgtctgtgtctcttAGGTTTAGGTGTAATGTCCCTTAAGAGGCCTTGTCTTGTTGGACATACTCCCAACTATTCAGCATGCGGCTGCTCTGGCTCTTGGAAGGCTTGCCAACTGTAACGATGACCTGTCTGAGGCACCAGGAAAGGGAGACGTGCTGCCTCGGCCCTGCTCTGTTCCACAGCTTAACAGAATGGAAGACTTTTTACTGAATAAACTATCTTGATCTGTGTTTTGTATCTAGTATGACAACACAGTAGCTAAAGAAAATCCTGAATTATATCTCATCAGTAtaatttttatggttttattgGTCACATTTTTGTGTTAACTACATAATGTCTTATGCTCTGCTATATTTGTTCGTCTTTAAATACTCTAACTGTGAATTTTGAAACTAATCTGACACCATATAGTCTAAATTAATGAAATGCCACAGAACAAGATATTTTTAGTGATTGCTGTTTGTTCTGTGATACAGATAATGtgttacatgtttttttcttaaatgataagttttattatattttatattatattttatattattatatttaaaataaagcatgtatttataaaacaatacatgttgtgtatgtttatactaagtaattaaatagattttaatagatttaagAGTAAATAATCATTGAATAATATCTTTGAGATTTATTTAAGACAAATATTTGATCTGGATGAACATGAAATTTTGGATTGACATACAAGCATACAGGTCTCATGAAAAGCTGAAATTTATTTGATCATTTCACCTAACACAAACTGTCAGTTTTGTCTGTGTTGTCTTGTTGGCACAATGGCTAGAACATAGTCATAATCTTTTTTGTTGATCTCCTATTTGTGTAGCTAGTTCTTGTTAATTTGGTAAAACTACAACATGCTACAATTAGTTTGTTCAGTGTTACAGTgactaattattatttgtttctctctggctattgacacacacacacacacacacacacacacacacacacacacacacacacacacacacacacacacatccacactttCATGCAGCCACACCTAACCACACACAACTACCGACTTACCGACACCCACCCACGCCCATACAcacctacacccacacacatgcaccaatGTTTAgccacaaaccacacacacacacacacacacgcacacgcacacgcacacacacacacacacacacacacacacacacacacatacacactcacatgcagCCACACtcaaccacacaaacacaccaactaCCCAATTCCTGACACCCACCCACACCAATActcacccacacccacacagatGCACCCATGtttagccacacacacacacacacacacacacacacacacacacacacacacacacacacacacacattactcttATTGCCAAACCAAACACCATGTGACTCAAACAGCTGTGCAGGACTGTGCAGGACCCACTAAGCTCCAAACTAACTACAACCAATACACCAGCAAACACTGATGCCAATAAGGTCAATAATTCTTATCTTAATAAATgaccaaaaacatttaaatttgatataattaataaataataagtaaatctCTAAGTATTGCACTCTAAGTATTGCACAGTATAATTAACTGTTACCATTTTGCACATgcttaatataaaacattacttCTTAAATTTGACAcagttattatttataataaattgtcTAAAAGATTTGGAAATaacataacagcaaatagacaattgcttttgtttttattaggcAACTGCATGGAAAGAACCTTGCTTCTTGTTTTCATTAAACCCTTCATTCATGGAGCATTTCAGCTTGTGCTTTGAGATCCAGTGACAGAATGAGGGCATGAGAGCTATTGGAAATGTTGGTATTTTTACCACAGTGTAGAGATTCATGCTAGATCAgaacaggaagagaaaaaataCTTTAAGCACATTTGTGTACTTCTGTACTGTCTGTGTAAAAGATACTGGCCTGTAGGCGATCAATACTGggataaaatgaaatgttttatttattcatatactaatatgtttgtttgtttgtttgtttttgttgattaatatattgattaatCGCAATTCTCCTCCATTTTTGTGCAGTTTTGTGATTCTTGTAAAGTGTAATGATTAACATTATCAGCGTTATCTGTCACCCAACCATTTCACCTGTTTGCtgcaataaaatatgtaaacaacCCAGCAACCAGCAGACTTTTTCCACAGTTGCCGATATGCTACGTGCTACAAGCTAACACAGTAGAAATACCAGATGATACAAATGTATCCACTATAATGCTTCACTTACATGCTATTAAATTTAAACCAAACACAATTACAAGGATGCTATTGATCTGAGGTAAACATTCCCAAATTATTAGTagtaaacattttctgtaatgaAACACTTTACAAGTAAATTGGTGAAGGCTGCAATTGCTCTTCCTGATTCTGGCTTTCTAATGGACAGAATGAGCATGTGTGGAAGAATGTCACTGCTCCGATTCGGGAAATGATAAAACATGCCCCGGAGGTATCTGCTACACGTGCAACATACCTCCTAAATCATTTCAAGCTGCAGAGAATCTTCTCTGGGTTTCCACTATAGTTGTTGTGGATGGTGGTCCAACGCCTCCTGCAAGCATGGTaacttaattcaattcaattgactTCAATTCTATTCAGattaatttgtatagcacttttaacaatggacattgtttaaaagcagaattacacaaataaagagatcataaaattgtaatttataaATTCAGTtcctataagtttgtcccttatACGTTTATAAGCCAGTCAGTGGTAACAGTGGCAAGAAAACAACTCCCtgaaatggtatgaggaagaaaccttgagaggaaccagattcaaaagggaagcCATCCTCACCTGGGTGGCAGAAAATGTCCATTCAATGTGCAGTTGTGCTGATCATGTTGATGGGTCTTTAAATGCAGAAGTGTTAATGCAAATTCCAGTCCTATGCCATTGTttcagactgtttatattaaaatacatttcaaagtaGTATCAGGATAAATCAggcagaaagagaagaaaggaggagGATCACTGGACACTGgcacctcaggagcatgtggtTTTGACTCTGGCTTCGATGCTCCAAATTCAGAAACACTTTGTCTTGTTATTCAAATGATGCATTAATATTACATATCAC
This sequence is a window from Silurus meridionalis isolate SWU-2019-XX chromosome 21, ASM1480568v1, whole genome shotgun sequence. Protein-coding genes within it:
- the bmi1a gene encoding polycomb complex protein BMI-1-A; translated protein: MTMHRTTRIKITELNPHLMCVLCGGYFIDATTIIECLHSFCKMCIVRYLATSKYCPICDVQVHKTKPLLNIRSDKTLQDIVYKLVPGLFKNEMKRRRDFYAEHPSVDAANGSNEDRGEVADEDKRIITDDEIISLSIEFFDPKAKQQSSEGEKQPKDEVNNKRYLQCPAAMTVMHLRKFLRSKMDIPCSFQIEVMYEDEPLKDYYTLMDIAYIYTWRRNGPLPLKYRVRPNCKKMKITHTQDGLSSANRSESDSASDQANSPAGAPSTSSPLQSPSTPVQSTHPHFPHISNPVNGPVNGSSMASPNRQFTFSNNKMRKSSLNGSSTSSG